CGGCGTAGATCACCAGGCCGCTCTTGGACGCGACGTCGCGGTCCATGATGATGCCGTACCCGTTGCTCTTGGCCACGGCACTAATCGCCGTGTCCACGGCTTTTTCCACAACCGCAATCTTGGGCTGCATCTGCTTGTCGTAGGCGTCGGCCTTGGACTGAATCGTCTTCACCAGCGTTTCGCGCGTCTGCTTGTCGGCGGCGGTGGCCGCCGTGCCCTTGGCGTCAATGGCCTTGATCTGCTTGTCAATGGCGCCCAGTTCAGCGTCCGCCTTCTTCTGAATCTCCTGAATTTCCTTGTCGGCGGGGTGAGCGGCCAGCAGTTTGGCCACGTCGACAAAACCAACTTTTTGAGGCGTCGTCTGGGCGTGGGGTGACACCGTACCCAGGCCGAACGCAGCCGCAAGGGCCAGGGGAGCAGTAATTTTGGCGCTAATCTTCATGGTCGGCAACGTAGCACGCATGTTTCTGAGCCGAATGAAGGCCCTCAGAGCCGCTTCACATGTGGGATCAGGCGGCGGTCAGGGCAACTGGCCCGCACCTGAGCCTCTAGACTGGGGGTCATGCTTGTACGCGACTGGATGACCCGTGACCCCGTGACTGTCACGCCCGACACACCTGTCATGGACGCCCTGCGGGTGCTGAAAGAAGGGGGCTTTCGCCGCCTGCCGGTGGTACAGGATGGCCGCTTGGTCGGGATTACCACGCGCAAGGACCTCAAAGACGCCATGCCCAGCAAGGCCACGACCCTGAGCGTCTGGGAACTGAACTACCTGCTGAGCAAGCTGACCGTTGAAGAAATGATGGCCCGCCCGGTGGTCACCGCCGCCGAAGGCGAATACATGGAAGACGCTGCGCTGCGGATGCAGGAGCACCATGTGGGCGGCCTGCCGGTGCTGAATGACGCCGGGCAGCTGAGCGGCATCATCACCACAATGGACGTGCTGCGCGCCTTTACCGGCATTCTGGGCATGCGCGAGGGGGGCAAGCGCCTGACCCTGGACATGCCCGACGTGCCCGGCAGCCTGGAGCGCGCCACCGGCGCCATCTTGCCCAGCAACATCATCAGCGTGGCAACATTTGGCGGGGAAAATGGCCGCCGCCGCTTCGTGATGCGGGTCAACGGCGACGGAGTAAGCGACGTGCGCCAGCGCGTGCAGGCCACCGGCATTGAAGTGATGGACTGATCACAGAACCCAGATCAATTGAGCAGGCAGCGGCGTCCACAAAACAGAGGGACGCCGCTGCGGCTCATAGGCCATGAACCAGGCCGCCTGAACACCTACGGCAAAAGGCCCGGCCGCCACATCCGACCGGGCCTCTTCCCTCTTTTCTTTACAGCAGGGACAGCGCGTATTCGCCCATCAGGCGCGGGATATTGACGCCCGTGGTCGCCACCGAGTTCTTGAATTCCATCGTGTGGTTGATCTCGATAATCTTCAGGCCGCCCCACTCGTTCTGGGCCTGCGGGTCTTCGACGAGGTCAATGGCGACAATCTGGCCATGAACGGCGGCGGCGGCGCGCACCGCCAGGTCGGCCAGTTCAGGCGTGACGGGGCAATTGCTGGCCTTGGCCCCCCGCGCCGTGTTGGTAATCCAGTGCTCGCTGGTGCGGTAGATGGCGCCGATACACTGGCCGCCCACCACAAAAGCGCGGATGTCGCGCCCCGGCTTGTTCACCAGTTCCTGCACGTAGAAGATGCCGTGCTGGGGGCCGCCCAGCACTTCCTTATGCTCGATGACGGCCTCGGCGGCGGCGCGGTCATTCAGGCGGCTGACCATGCGGCCCCAGGAGCCCACGGTGGGCTTGAGCACCACCGGGTAACCCAGGTCTTCGATCAGGGCCAGGGCCGTTTCGCCGTCAAAGGCCACGCCGGTGCGCGGGGTCGGCAGCCCGGCGGCATGCAGCGCGGCGTTGGTGGCCAGTTTATCGCCGCACAGTTCGATGACGTGCGCCGGGTTGATCACCTTGACCCCAAAGCCTTCCAGTGCGCGGGTAACGCCGTGACCCCGACTCTGGCTGACGCAGCGTTCGAGGGCCACGCGCCAGGGCACGGCCGCGCGGCCCTGGTCATCGAAGGTCACCTTCAGGTGCGGGGTATACACCTTGTCGTAGGGCGTGCCCAGCGCGTCCAGGGCCTCAAAGAGCATCTTTTCATCCGGACGAATCCGGTCATACAGCACGGCAAGATCAGCCATAGCGCTGTCCAGGGCAGGCAAAGCGGCGGGCGGTCAGGTGCAGGCGCCAGCGGGGCCCCACCCGACCGCCCTGAGGCCGCCTTACTCGCCCCAGTCCTCCGCTTCCTGCGGGGCCGCTTCCAGGCGGGGGGGGTCCACCGAGACCACCTCGTACTCCACGCCAGTTTCGTCGTCGGTCACAAGCTCGCCCAGTTCGGGGCTGGTCAGTTCGATGGTGGCACCCGTATCGGGATTTTCAAATTGAATGATAGTCATCTTTATCTCCTCGCGTTTGATAGGTTAAACGATCTTATACTTAGCAAACGATGCTGACTAGACAACCTTAGCGGGTCTCGACTTCATCGTCGGCCAGTTCCAGTTCGAATTTGGCCTTGCAGTGGGGGCAGGTCATCAGGCTGACCTCCACGCCGTCCTGGGCGCGGGTGGTGGGGGCCGCCGCCAGCATCTCGGTCGTGACCTCAAATTCCTCGTCACAGTGGGGGCAGGTCGTCATGGCCCCCAGCAGTTCCAGCTCGAAATCCTCGCCGCCGCCGTTGCGCGTGACCTCCATCTCGCTGTGACAGGCCGCGCAGACAATCACGTCCCCCACCGCCAGCTCGGCTCGGTCAGCGTCGGTGAGTTCCAGCACTTCCGCGCACACGGGGCAATCTACTTCCAGGGTCGCCATGACCCCAGTGTAAGGAGCGTGGCCACTCTGAGGGTCAAGCCCTCTCGCCGGGAAAACGGCCGTGCTTCTTGAAAAACGCCAGGATACTGCCCTCTGCGAGCGCCTCGCGCAGAAATTCGGGGGGTGGGGGCAGCTGCACGGTGCCGCCCGCGTGGGTCAGCAGGCCAGTATTCACATCCAGCGAGACCTCGGCGCCGTCATCCAGCAGGCTGGTCAGGTCGTATTCGAAGGCCGGAATCCCCAGGTTGAGGAGGTTGCGGTAATGAATGCGCGCGAAGCTGGGCGCCACGATGCCGCCGATCTGTAATTTCTTCAGGGCCTGCGGGGCATATTCGCGGCTGGACCCCAGACCCCAGTTGCGTCCGCCGATCAGCACGTCGCCTGGGCGCACCTGCGCGGCAAACTCGGGGCGAATGTAATGAAAGGCGAAGGTTTGAAACACGTCCTCGCCGGCCATAAAGGGGGCAAACTTGCCGGGCAGGATGTCGTCGGTGTTCACGCTGTCGCCAAACTTCCAGAGTCGGGGCATGTCAGGGCGTCCTTTGGGGCATGGGGGCCACGGCGATGGCCTCAATTTCGACCAGCAGGTCGGGGCGAAAGAAGGCGCTCACCTGTACCAGCGTGCTGGCGGGCGGCTGGGCCGTGTCCACGAATTCGTCGCGCACCCGGCGCAGCGTGCCCACCTGCGAGATGTCCAGCACGTACAGGCCCAGTTTGACCACATGGCCAAAGGTCAGGTCAGCGGCAGCCAGGGCGTGGCCGATATTCTGAAAACACTGCCGCGCCTGGGCTTCAAAGTCGCGGCCACCTACCAGAGCGCCCGCCACGTCCAGCGCCACTTGCCCGGAGATGTACAGGGTCCGGCCGCCGCTCACCTCGACCGCCGGGGTGTAGCCCACGGCAGGAGCCAGACCAGACGGCTGAAGGAATCTCACACCGCCGCTCATGCCACGTCCCTCTGTACGTCCTGTGGCAAACCAATGTGGCCCAGCACCGCCGTGGCGGCGGCCACCGCTGGGCTGGCCAGGTAAATCTGCGCGTCCTTGTCGCCCATGCGGCCAATAAAGTTGCGGTTGCTGGTGCTGACACAGACCTCGCCGGGGGCCAACACCCCCTGGTGGCGGCCCATACACGGCCCGCAGCCCGGCGTGCCCAGCACCGCCCCGGCCCGCTGCAGGGTCAGGAGGGTGCCGTCGGCCATCGCCTGCTCCATGACCTCGCTGCTGGCCGGAATCACCAGCAGGCGTGTGCCAGCGGCCACCCGCTGCCCGCGCAGCACCTCGGCGGCGGCGTGCAGGTCCTCAATGCGGCCATTGGTGCAGGTCCCGATAAACACCTGATCCACCCGCAAGCCGCGCAGCGCCGCCACGTCATGCACGTTGTCCACCTCACTGGGGGCCGACATGCGCGGGTTCAGGGCCGAGAGATCCAGCGTCAGTTCCCGGACATAGGTCGCGCCCTCATCCGGGTACACCCACCCAGGCACCTCGTAGCCGTAGCCAGTCAGGATTTCACCGCCCGGCACCACCAGGCCGACTTTGGCGCCGGCTTCGACGCACAGGTTGGCCAGGGTCATGCGTTCCCCCCGTGTAAAGCGGTCTCCGGCGTGCATCTCGATGCTCTGGTAGGTGGCGCCGTCGGCCCCCAGCACCCGGATCATCTCCAGGGCGGCGTCCTTGGCCCCTACCCCAGGGCGCAGGTCGCCGGTGAACGTCACCTTGACGCTCTCAGGCACCTTCAACCAGGTTTTGCCGCTGGCCGCCGCCAGGGCGATGTCCGTGGCGCCCATGCCGCTGCCAAAGGCAGCCACCGCGCCGTAGGTCGTCGAGTGGCTGTCAGACCCCAGCACAATCCAGCCGGGCCGGGCCAGCCCCTCTTCCATCAGCACCTGATGGCAGATGCCGCGCCCCACGTCAAACAGGCGCACGCCGGTGCGGGCAGCGTACTCGCGGGCTTCTTTTTGCGCCTGGGCCACACTGACCGTGCTGGCCGGTGCCACGTGATCAATCACGATGGAGACCCGCTCAGGATATTTGGGGAGGGCCGCCAGGTCGCGCTCCATGCGCTCGATAAAGCTCTGGGCAATAGAGTCCACGACCATCACCTGGTCCACCTCGACCACCGCGAGGTCGCCGGCATACACCCGCTGCGCGCCGCGCTGGGACAGAATCTTTTCCGCCATCGTCTGTGGGCGGAGCTCGAGAACAGTCATGACCCCATCATGCCGCTTTCGGTATTCAGCAGCGTGAGTTTGACTTGAAAACTGCGGCTTTTCTTATCAAACGGAATGGCAAAACGATCCATGATGAGCTTCAACACGCACCACAAGCCCAGTGACCGGCTTTTTTGGACTCGGGTCAAGATATACATTCTGCACTCTGTCACAGTTCAGGCTGTACCAAAAATTCAGTTTGCCGCCGCGCGGCGCGCTTCTCAGGCCCACGCCTGCCTTGACGTGGGCGGGGCGCAGTCTGGCCGTTCGGGTGGCCCCCAGGAGCCCTATGACTGTTCGCCGCTCTGCCCTGCCTGCTGCCCTGCCTGCTGCCCTGACCCTGTCTGTCCTGCTCGCCGCGTGTACGGCCCCCACGCAGCCCCCAGCGCCCGACGCGATGCTGGCCCCTGCAGCCACCCGCACCCCCACGCCCCCAGAACCGACCGCCGCACCCACGCCCACGACCGACCTCAGCAAGACCTATCCGGGGGGCCAGCCCATGACCGCGCAGGCGCTGGACAAGAGCGTGCCCCTGATTCTGGTGCATGGCCTGGGCGGCTTTGGGCGAGATGAGGCGCTGGGTCTGCGCTACTGGGGGGGCCTGCTGGACGTGGAACAGGACCTGCGCGCCCAGGGCTACCGGGTCTTTACGGCCAGCATGGGGCCCGTCAGCAGCAACTGGGACCGCGCCGCCGAACTGTACGCGCAGATCAAGGGCGGCTGCGTGGATTATGGCGCCGCGCACGCCGCGCAGCATGGGCACGCCCGTACCGACCCCGCCAAGTGCTACGCCGGCTTCTATCCGGCCTGGGACGCCGCGCATCCGGTGAATCTCTTGGGGCACTCGATGGGCGGGCAGACGGCCCGCACACTGGTCAAACTGCTGGACGACGGCCACAGTGCCAATGGGGCCAACGCCAGCGGCAGCCTGTATTCCGGAGGCCGTGCCGGCTGGGTGCGCAGCGTCATGACGGTCAGCAGCCCCAACAGCGGCAGCCCCGCCGCCGACACGCTGCAGGGCGCCATTCCCATGTTCAAGAACCTGATTCTGGCCTTTGCTGCCAGCGTGGGCGCCGCCGACCCCGAGAACTTCGTCTACAACTTTGACCTGGGGCACTGGGGCCTGACCCGCGCGCCGGGCGAGCGCTTCAGCGCCTACCAGAACCGCGTATTTGCTTCCAGAATCTGGACCAGCACCGACCAGGCCGCTTACGACCTGAGCCCCGACGGCGCGGCGGCGCTCAACCGCTGGGTCGGGCGCAGCCGCACCACCCGGTACTTCTCGTGGGAGACCAACGCCACCACGCCGGGCCTGCTAAGCGGCTGGCACTACCCCACCCTCACCATGAACCCGGTGATGTCGGTGGTGGCGTTTCCTTACGCGCCGCCCCTGAGCCCCGGTCTGGGCAACATTGGCGGGCGCAGTCCAGCGGGGGCCGTGACCTACGACCGCAGCTGGTGGCCCAACGACGGCCTGGTGCCCAACAAGTCCATGAACGCGCCCCTGAATGAGACCAGCACAGCCTACAGCAGCGGCGTTACCGCGCCGGGCAGCTGGTCACGGCTGGGCCGGGTGAGCGGCTACGACCACATTGACATCACGGGGAACCTGTCCTTCCGCGACGTGAAAGCGTTTTACCGCAATCAGGCGGCGTTCCTGGCTGGACAGAACTGAAGACTTGTTGCGCAGTAACTGAAGGGGCAGCGGAGCAACGTGAACCGTTGCCCCGCTGCCCTGCGCTTGGCTTCAGAGAATGGGGCCGTGGCGTCGACGTTGCCAGCGGAGATTGACGAGTCCAGCGACGCAGCCCCAGATCACGCCGTGCCGTGAGGGCTGGTTCCTGAAGAACTCCTTGCAGGCGCGGAACTTCTTGATGCGGTTGATGACATTCGCGGCGGTGATCCGCACTTTGGAGATCAGGCGGTTCAGCTCGCGTTGCTCTTGGCTCAACGCGCCCTTCCTGGGGCGCTTGGCGGGCACGATGGTCTCCTGGTCGGGATAGACCTTCTCTATTCCGGTGTACCCGCGGTCCCCCCACACCCGGACGTGCCTGGGAAGCCGAGTCATCAGCCGGGAACGCCGCAGCACCTTCATGTCGTGAGTGCGACCGCTGGCGGTCGCACTGAGGTGGACGCTCAGCCCCCCGGGCGTCACCGCCACCTGGGTTTTGAGGGTGTGGGTGCCCTGCTTGACACTGTAGAACCGCTTCTTGCCCCTGGGCCGCCCGACCGCCTTCTTGCCTGGCTTCTGCCCCTTCTTCACTTTCGGCTGCCCCCGGGGCTGCTCAGTTCCGTCCACAATGACGTCCGTCAGCCCGGGGAACACCTCCAAGAACTCGTCCAGCGAACGAATCTTTCTCGGCTTCTTGCTCGCTTTGCCAGGAGCTTCGTCCGGCTGGGCTTGGAGCGTCCGGGGACGCAGGGGAGCAGGCAAGGCCTGCTCCAACACCGGCAACAGGCCGTGGATGTTGCGGCAGACGTTCGCCGCGTCCAAATCGAACAGCAGGCCCAAGACGTGCATCGTGAAGTACTGCCGCAGATAGAGCAGCGTGACCAGCAGCCGCTGGCCCAGGTCCAGCTTGAAGGTGTTGCCCGCCCCGATGCGCCTCACCCGTCCGGCGCGCAGCAGAAAGCGGCGGTGGGCCTGCTCCCACAACAGCTCCAGTTCAATCACGAGTTGGTCAAACGCTGCGGGCGTTAACCCCACCAGCCGCTCGAAGGAACGCGTTCGGGACTTCAGCTTCTCCAGCCGCAACACCC
Above is a genomic segment from Deinococcus betulae containing:
- a CDS encoding OmpH family outer membrane protein, which gives rise to MKISAKITAPLALAAAFGLGTVSPHAQTTPQKVGFVDVAKLLAAHPADKEIQEIQKKADAELGAIDKQIKAIDAKGTAATAADKQTRETLVKTIQSKADAYDKQMQPKIAVVEKAVDTAISAVAKSNGYGIIMDRDVASKSGLVIYADATAEITDAVAKAVK
- a CDS encoding CBS domain-containing protein; protein product: MLVRDWMTRDPVTVTPDTPVMDALRVLKEGGFRRLPVVQDGRLVGITTRKDLKDAMPSKATTLSVWELNYLLSKLTVEEMMARPVVTAAEGEYMEDAALRMQEHHVGGLPVLNDAGQLSGIITTMDVLRAFTGILGMREGGKRLTLDMPDVPGSLERATGAILPSNIISVATFGGENGRRRFVMRVNGDGVSDVRQRVQATGIEVMD
- the lysX gene encoding lysine biosynthesis protein LysX; the protein is MADLAVLYDRIRPDEKMLFEALDALGTPYDKVYTPHLKVTFDDQGRAAVPWRVALERCVSQSRGHGVTRALEGFGVKVINPAHVIELCGDKLATNAALHAAGLPTPRTGVAFDGETALALIEDLGYPVVLKPTVGSWGRMVSRLNDRAAAEAVIEHKEVLGGPQHGIFYVQELVNKPGRDIRAFVVGGQCIGAIYRTSEHWITNTARGAKASNCPVTPELADLAVRAAAAVHGQIVAIDLVEDPQAQNEWGGLKIIEINHTMEFKNSVATTGVNIPRLMGEYALSLL
- the lysW gene encoding lysine biosynthesis protein LysW, coding for MTIIQFENPDTGATIELTSPELGELVTDDETGVEYEVVSVDPPRLEAAPQEAEDWGE
- a CDS encoding homoaconitate hydratase (catalyzes the formation of homoisocitrate from cis-homoaconitate), which codes for MPRLWKFGDSVNTDDILPGKFAPFMAGEDVFQTFAFHYIRPEFAAQVRPGDVLIGGRNWGLGSSREYAPQALKKLQIGGIVAPSFARIHYRNLLNLGIPAFEYDLTSLLDDGAEVSLDVNTGLLTHAGGTVQLPPPPEFLREALAEGSILAFFKKHGRFPGERA
- a CDS encoding RidA family protein, translated to MRFLQPSGLAPAVGYTPAVEVSGGRTLYISGQVALDVAGALVGGRDFEAQARQCFQNIGHALAAADLTFGHVVKLGLYVLDISQVGTLRRVRDEFVDTAQPPASTLVQVSAFFRPDLLVEIEAIAVAPMPQRTP
- a CDS encoding 3-isopropylmalate dehydratase large subunit produces the protein MTVLELRPQTMAEKILSQRGAQRVYAGDLAVVEVDQVMVVDSIAQSFIERMERDLAALPKYPERVSIVIDHVAPASTVSVAQAQKEAREYAARTGVRLFDVGRGICHQVLMEEGLARPGWIVLGSDSHSTTYGAVAAFGSGMGATDIALAAASGKTWLKVPESVKVTFTGDLRPGVGAKDAALEMIRVLGADGATYQSIEMHAGDRFTRGERMTLANLCVEAGAKVGLVVPGGEILTGYGYEVPGWVYPDEGATYVRELTLDLSALNPRMSAPSEVDNVHDVAALRGLRVDQVFIGTCTNGRIEDLHAAAEVLRGQRVAAGTRLLVIPASSEVMEQAMADGTLLTLQRAGAVLGTPGCGPCMGRHQGVLAPGEVCVSTSNRNFIGRMGDKDAQIYLASPAVAAATAVLGHIGLPQDVQRDVA
- a CDS encoding esterase/lipase family protein — translated: MTVRRSALPAALPAALTLSVLLAACTAPTQPPAPDAMLAPAATRTPTPPEPTAAPTPTTDLSKTYPGGQPMTAQALDKSVPLILVHGLGGFGRDEALGLRYWGGLLDVEQDLRAQGYRVFTASMGPVSSNWDRAAELYAQIKGGCVDYGAAHAAQHGHARTDPAKCYAGFYPAWDAAHPVNLLGHSMGGQTARTLVKLLDDGHSANGANASGSLYSGGRAGWVRSVMTVSSPNSGSPAADTLQGAIPMFKNLILAFAASVGAADPENFVYNFDLGHWGLTRAPGERFSAYQNRVFASRIWTSTDQAAYDLSPDGAAALNRWVGRSRTTRYFSWETNATTPGLLSGWHYPTLTMNPVMSVVAFPYAPPLSPGLGNIGGRSPAGAVTYDRSWWPNDGLVPNKSMNAPLNETSTAYSSGVTAPGSWSRLGRVSGYDHIDITGNLSFRDVKAFYRNQAAFLAGQN
- a CDS encoding transposase; the protein is MRLEKLKSRTRSFERLVGLTPAAFDQLVIELELLWEQAHRRFLLRAGRVRRIGAGNTFKLDLGQRLLVTLLYLRQYFTMHVLGLLFDLDAANVCRNIHGLLPVLEQALPAPLRPRTLQAQPDEAPGKASKKPRKIRSLDEFLEVFPGLTDVIVDGTEQPRGQPKVKKGQKPGKKAVGRPRGKKRFYSVKQGTHTLKTQVAVTPGGLSVHLSATASGRTHDMKVLRRSRLMTRLPRHVRVWGDRGYTGIEKVYPDQETIVPAKRPRKGALSQEQRELNRLISKVRITAANVINRIKKFRACKEFFRNQPSRHGVIWGCVAGLVNLRWQRRRHGPIL